In Salarias fasciatus chromosome 20, fSalaFa1.1, whole genome shotgun sequence, a single window of DNA contains:
- the LOC115408086 gene encoding RNA-binding motif, single-stranded-interacting protein 2-like isoform X2: MLLSVPTRTGFNPYNGYTGKPSKKTYVSPSNHQMAPPSPNSTNNSSATTISNGSSSGGGGGEQLSKTNLYIRGLHPGTTDQDLVKLCQPYGKIVSTKAILDKTTNKCKGYGFVDFDSPASAQKAVTALKAGGVQAQMAKQQEQDPTNLYISNLPLSMDEQELENMLKPFSQAISTRILRDANGTSRGVGFARMESTEKCEAIIQHFNGKYIKTPPGVPVPSEPLLCKFADGGQKKRQSQGKYLQNGRPWARDGDTGGMTLTYDPTTALQNGFYSSPYSITPSRMMGPTSLSPYMHSPMSTYQVHNPSWIHHQSYIMPPTGAVLTPGMDHTMSIQPTSMMGPLTQQLSHLSMGSSGTYMPANTSMQGTYIPQYTQVPATNISVEESAVQQPVAIETPTDHTTYSYQHNK; encoded by the exons ACATATGTGTCCCCATCCAACCATCAGATGGCTCCTCCAAGCCCCAACAGCACCAACAACAGCAGCGCCACCACCATCAGcaacggcagcagcagcggcggcggcggaggcgagCAGCTGAGCAAAACCAACCTTTACATCCGTGGCCTCCACCCTGGAACCACAGACCAGGATCTGGTTAAACTCTGTCAGCC gtacgGAAAGATCGTATCCACCAAAGCTATCTTGGACAAAACGACCAATAAATGCAAAG GCTACGGCTTTGTTGACTTTGACAGTCCGGCCTCGGCTCAGAAGGCGGTGACGGCGCTGAAGGCGGGTGGCGTGCAGGCTCAGATGGCCAAG CAACAGGAGCAGGACCCCACCAACCTGTACATCTCCAACCTGCCGCTGTCCATGGAcgagcaggagctggagaacaTGCTGAAGCCCTTCAGCCAGGCCATTTCCACGCGCATCCTCCGAGACGCCAACGGAACCAGCCGGGGGGTCGGCTTCGCCAG GATGGAGTCGACAGAGAAATGTGAGGCCATCATCCAACATTTCAATGGAAAATACATCAAGACGCCACCTGGAGTTCCTG TGCCGTCAGAGCCTCTGCTGTGTAAATTTGCTGACGGAGGCCAGAAGAAGCGTCAGAGCCAAGGAAAATATCTGCAGAACGGCCGACCCTGGGCCAGGGATGGAGACACT GGGGGAATGACTCTGACCTATGACCCCACCACGGCCTTACAGAACGG gttctACTCCTCTCCCTACAGCATCACACCCAGTCGAATGATGGGGCCGACCTCCCTCTCCCCGTACATGCATTCCCCCATGTCCACCTATCAG GTACACAACCCGTCCTGGATACATCACCAGTCATACATAATGCCGCCTACA GGAGCCGTCCTGACGCCGGGAATGGACCACACCATGTCCATCCAGCCCACCTCCATGATGGGGCCCCTGACGCAGCAGCTCAGCCACCTCTCCATGGGCAGCAGTGGCACA TACATGCCTGCAAACACATCTATGCAGGGGACCTACATACCCCAGTACACCCAAGTGCCTGCCACCAACATCTCAGTCGAG GAAAGTGCCGTCCAACAACCTGTTGCCATCGAGACGCCCACAGATCACACAACCTACTCCTACCAGCATAACAAGTGA
- the LOC115408086 gene encoding RNA-binding motif, single-stranded-interacting protein 2-like isoform X3 yields the protein MLLSVPTRTGFNPYNGYTGKPSKKQTYVSPSNHQMAPPSPNSTNNSSATTISNGSSSGGGGGEQLSKTNLYIRGLHPGTTDQDLVKLCQPYGKIVSTKAILDKTTNKCKGYGFVDFDSPASAQKAVTALKAGGVQAQMAKQQEQDPTNLYISNLPLSMDEQELENMLKPFSQAISTRILRDANGTSRGVGFARMESTEKCEAIIQHFNGKYIKTPPGVPVPSEPLLCKFADGGQKKRQSQGKYLQNGRPWARDGDTGGMTLTYDPTTALQNGFYSSPYSITPSRMMGPTSLSPYMHSPMSTYQGAVLTPGMDHTMSIQPTSMMGPLTQQLSHLSMGSSGTYMPANTSMQGTYIPQYTQVPATNISVEESAVQQPVAIETPTDHTTYSYQHNK from the exons CAGACATATGTGTCCCCATCCAACCATCAGATGGCTCCTCCAAGCCCCAACAGCACCAACAACAGCAGCGCCACCACCATCAGcaacggcagcagcagcggcggcggcggaggcgagCAGCTGAGCAAAACCAACCTTTACATCCGTGGCCTCCACCCTGGAACCACAGACCAGGATCTGGTTAAACTCTGTCAGCC gtacgGAAAGATCGTATCCACCAAAGCTATCTTGGACAAAACGACCAATAAATGCAAAG GCTACGGCTTTGTTGACTTTGACAGTCCGGCCTCGGCTCAGAAGGCGGTGACGGCGCTGAAGGCGGGTGGCGTGCAGGCTCAGATGGCCAAG CAACAGGAGCAGGACCCCACCAACCTGTACATCTCCAACCTGCCGCTGTCCATGGAcgagcaggagctggagaacaTGCTGAAGCCCTTCAGCCAGGCCATTTCCACGCGCATCCTCCGAGACGCCAACGGAACCAGCCGGGGGGTCGGCTTCGCCAG GATGGAGTCGACAGAGAAATGTGAGGCCATCATCCAACATTTCAATGGAAAATACATCAAGACGCCACCTGGAGTTCCTG TGCCGTCAGAGCCTCTGCTGTGTAAATTTGCTGACGGAGGCCAGAAGAAGCGTCAGAGCCAAGGAAAATATCTGCAGAACGGCCGACCCTGGGCCAGGGATGGAGACACT GGGGGAATGACTCTGACCTATGACCCCACCACGGCCTTACAGAACGG gttctACTCCTCTCCCTACAGCATCACACCCAGTCGAATGATGGGGCCGACCTCCCTCTCCCCGTACATGCATTCCCCCATGTCCACCTATCAG GGAGCCGTCCTGACGCCGGGAATGGACCACACCATGTCCATCCAGCCCACCTCCATGATGGGGCCCCTGACGCAGCAGCTCAGCCACCTCTCCATGGGCAGCAGTGGCACA TACATGCCTGCAAACACATCTATGCAGGGGACCTACATACCCCAGTACACCCAAGTGCCTGCCACCAACATCTCAGTCGAG GAAAGTGCCGTCCAACAACCTGTTGCCATCGAGACGCCCACAGATCACACAACCTACTCCTACCAGCATAACAAGTGA
- the LOC115408086 gene encoding RNA-binding motif, single-stranded-interacting protein 2-like isoform X1 — protein MLLSVPTRTGFNPYNGYTGKPSKKQTYVSPSNHQMAPPSPNSTNNSSATTISNGSSSGGGGGEQLSKTNLYIRGLHPGTTDQDLVKLCQPYGKIVSTKAILDKTTNKCKGYGFVDFDSPASAQKAVTALKAGGVQAQMAKQQEQDPTNLYISNLPLSMDEQELENMLKPFSQAISTRILRDANGTSRGVGFARMESTEKCEAIIQHFNGKYIKTPPGVPVPSEPLLCKFADGGQKKRQSQGKYLQNGRPWARDGDTGGMTLTYDPTTALQNGFYSSPYSITPSRMMGPTSLSPYMHSPMSTYQVHNPSWIHHQSYIMPPTGAVLTPGMDHTMSIQPTSMMGPLTQQLSHLSMGSSGTYMPANTSMQGTYIPQYTQVPATNISVEESAVQQPVAIETPTDHTTYSYQHNK, from the exons CAGACATATGTGTCCCCATCCAACCATCAGATGGCTCCTCCAAGCCCCAACAGCACCAACAACAGCAGCGCCACCACCATCAGcaacggcagcagcagcggcggcggcggaggcgagCAGCTGAGCAAAACCAACCTTTACATCCGTGGCCTCCACCCTGGAACCACAGACCAGGATCTGGTTAAACTCTGTCAGCC gtacgGAAAGATCGTATCCACCAAAGCTATCTTGGACAAAACGACCAATAAATGCAAAG GCTACGGCTTTGTTGACTTTGACAGTCCGGCCTCGGCTCAGAAGGCGGTGACGGCGCTGAAGGCGGGTGGCGTGCAGGCTCAGATGGCCAAG CAACAGGAGCAGGACCCCACCAACCTGTACATCTCCAACCTGCCGCTGTCCATGGAcgagcaggagctggagaacaTGCTGAAGCCCTTCAGCCAGGCCATTTCCACGCGCATCCTCCGAGACGCCAACGGAACCAGCCGGGGGGTCGGCTTCGCCAG GATGGAGTCGACAGAGAAATGTGAGGCCATCATCCAACATTTCAATGGAAAATACATCAAGACGCCACCTGGAGTTCCTG TGCCGTCAGAGCCTCTGCTGTGTAAATTTGCTGACGGAGGCCAGAAGAAGCGTCAGAGCCAAGGAAAATATCTGCAGAACGGCCGACCCTGGGCCAGGGATGGAGACACT GGGGGAATGACTCTGACCTATGACCCCACCACGGCCTTACAGAACGG gttctACTCCTCTCCCTACAGCATCACACCCAGTCGAATGATGGGGCCGACCTCCCTCTCCCCGTACATGCATTCCCCCATGTCCACCTATCAG GTACACAACCCGTCCTGGATACATCACCAGTCATACATAATGCCGCCTACA GGAGCCGTCCTGACGCCGGGAATGGACCACACCATGTCCATCCAGCCCACCTCCATGATGGGGCCCCTGACGCAGCAGCTCAGCCACCTCTCCATGGGCAGCAGTGGCACA TACATGCCTGCAAACACATCTATGCAGGGGACCTACATACCCCAGTACACCCAAGTGCCTGCCACCAACATCTCAGTCGAG GAAAGTGCCGTCCAACAACCTGTTGCCATCGAGACGCCCACAGATCACACAACCTACTCCTACCAGCATAACAAGTGA